In Anaerolineales bacterium, one DNA window encodes the following:
- a CDS encoding CPBP family intramembrane metalloprotease, giving the protein MKNTLKNVLASPAAWFFTAVWLASLGYLLWTGNGVIGSTAFALGILVFSAITVFMTEDQTEAPAVEKKKSPFFWLQLLVVVFFILLTGYRGFVFNVQPARAMNIPVWSWFGDWLSNLGGRYLSNVVDHSPGLAAANFAGYFLIPFVLLLLLGARLPDLGLGKGHRVWRVTALWVSIPLVFFVINIVNGSTSLIRLGTMFFGNLLRNGFSEEFLFRGALQTRLRQWIGSDWALVIQSLVFAVWHLGADTQFMGGDVLQGLALGIASHSISGLAMGVIFQRTRNLIAPSIVHVVINMFGS; this is encoded by the coding sequence ATGAAAAACACGCTCAAAAATGTTCTTGCTTCACCCGCCGCATGGTTTTTTACGGCTGTCTGGCTCGCCTCCCTTGGATATTTGTTATGGACAGGGAATGGTGTCATCGGCTCAACCGCCTTTGCGTTGGGGATTTTGGTTTTCTCTGCCATTACGGTTTTCATGACCGAAGATCAAACGGAAGCCCCAGCGGTAGAAAAGAAAAAATCACCGTTCTTTTGGCTTCAACTTCTTGTCGTTGTATTCTTTATCCTTCTCACAGGCTACCGCGGATTTGTATTCAATGTGCAGCCTGCCCGTGCTATGAACATCCCTGTCTGGTCATGGTTTGGTGACTGGTTGTCAAACCTTGGCGGGCGCTATTTGTCCAACGTGGTTGACCACTCCCCCGGGCTTGCCGCCGCGAATTTTGCTGGATACTTTCTGATTCCCTTTGTGCTTTTGTTGCTGTTGGGCGCACGCCTTCCCGATTTGGGACTTGGCAAGGGGCATCGTGTTTGGCGGGTGACTGCCTTATGGGTGAGTATTCCACTGGTTTTCTTTGTTATCAACATTGTCAACGGCTCCACTTCACTAATCAGACTGGGAACAATGTTCTTTGGAAATCTGTTGCGGAACGGTTTTTCAGAAGAATTCCTCTTTCGAGGCGCGCTTCAAACCCGCTTAAGGCAATGGATTGGCTCCGACTGGGCGCTGGTCATTCAGTCTTTGGTGTTCGCCGTATGGCACCTCGGCGCAGATACACAATTCATGGGCGGTGACGTCCTGCAAGGACTTGCGCTCGGTATTGCCTCGCACAGCATCTCTGGGCTGGCAATGGGCGTCATCTTCCAGCGGACACGCAATTTAATTGCGCCGTCCATTGTTCATGTTGTCATCAATATGTTTGGAAGTTAA
- a CDS encoding DUF6391 domain-containing protein: MILDLPLILETRRNHALEHATLHILSRHFPGQRMAGHSNPTGFFLLGNLNTQDVWVAATEAHTRLNCGESELAIHPGCGTNLATSALLSATFAWAPLRATKSTLWRFLLIPFALTLALVGFSLSRPLGPWLQQHVTTEANLGNLQIVDIVPVRKGVHRIITK; this comes from the coding sequence ATGATCCTCGATCTGCCCCTCATTCTCGAAACACGGCGCAATCACGCGCTCGAACACGCCACCCTTCACATCCTCAGCCGTCACTTCCCCGGCCAACGCATGGCGGGACATTCCAACCCGACGGGTTTTTTCCTGCTTGGTAATCTCAACACACAGGATGTGTGGGTCGCCGCCACAGAAGCGCATACGCGACTCAACTGCGGCGAAAGCGAACTCGCGATTCATCCCGGCTGCGGGACCAACCTCGCGACCAGCGCGCTGCTTTCCGCGACCTTTGCCTGGGCGCCGCTGCGAGCGACAAAATCCACCCTGTGGCGATTCCTGCTCATCCCTTTCGCGTTAACCCTTGCCCTTGTCGGTTTCAGCCTCAGCCGTCCGCTGGGACCGTGGCTTCAGCAACACGTCACCACCGAAGCGAATCTTGGTAATTTGCAGATCGTGGATATTGTTCCTGTTCGCAAGGGCGTTCATCGCATCATTACAAAGTAG
- a CDS encoding tRNA-dihydrouridine synthase family protein, whose protein sequence is MNESKTPNFYIRELPIHGDAILAPMDGYSDWPFRSLCRELGSAMSYTEFVKVEKILSRSKEPAKRLFFKEVERPLTFQIYGDDPDLILNAALKIQELNPDIIDLNMGCPAKTIADRGAGVGMMPSPLRTARTFRKLVKHLRVPVTGKIRLGWDRNKNYKLIAHIVEEEGGSLIAIHGRTKEQRYAGDADWDAIAEVKSLVKIPVIGSGDVKLVADIERMKQHTNVDAVMIGRGAIANPWIFSRIDRDQVTPQMTHELVRDHLARCVEFYGDEDGSRLFRKYAVQYLLMHTLTRDERKEILKPRPSGEFAKMLEQIYAVTS, encoded by the coding sequence ATGAACGAAAGCAAGACTCCCAACTTTTATATCCGTGAATTACCCATCCACGGCGACGCGATCCTTGCCCCAATGGACGGGTATTCCGACTGGCCCTTCCGCTCGCTGTGCCGCGAGCTCGGCTCGGCCATGAGTTATACCGAATTCGTCAAGGTGGAAAAGATCCTCAGCCGCTCCAAGGAACCCGCCAAGCGTTTATTCTTCAAGGAAGTTGAACGCCCGCTGACCTTCCAGATCTACGGCGACGACCCCGACCTTATCCTCAACGCCGCGTTGAAAATCCAGGAACTCAATCCTGATATCATCGACCTGAACATGGGCTGTCCCGCCAAGACCATCGCGGACCGCGGCGCGGGGGTAGGCATGATGCCTTCGCCGTTAAGAACGGCTCGCACCTTTCGGAAGTTGGTGAAGCACCTGCGCGTGCCTGTCACAGGCAAGATCCGTCTCGGCTGGGACCGTAACAAGAACTACAAACTCATCGCGCACATCGTCGAAGAGGAAGGCGGCTCGCTGATCGCCATTCATGGACGCACAAAAGAACAACGTTATGCCGGCGACGCCGATTGGGATGCGATCGCCGAAGTCAAATCCCTCGTCAAGATTCCCGTCATCGGCAGCGGCGATGTAAAACTGGTGGCGGATATTGAGCGCATGAAACAGCATACCAACGTCGATGCCGTCATGATCGGACGCGGCGCCATCGCCAACCCGTGGATCTTCTCGCGCATCGACCGCGACCAGGTCACGCCGCAGATGACGCATGAACTCGTCCGCGACCATCTCGCTCGCTGCGTCGAATTCTACGGCGACGAAGACGGCTCGCGCCTCTTCCGCAAATACGCCGTGCAATATTTGCTCATGCACACCCTCACCCGCGACGAGCGTAAGGAGATCCTCAAGCCGCGCCCATCAGGTGAGTTTGCAAAAATGCTCGAACAAATTTATGCAGTCACTTCCTGA
- the holA gene encoding DNA polymerase III subunit delta encodes MPNICLLYGNDEFAIARKLKDFESEFSDPTTADMNTTRLEARTMTENDFNNAVNAMPFLAPKRLVLLSNPSSKFNNPAIRKKFLEFSEKAPDSAKLVIHEIIEPKGAEKHWLVKWAEKNKTLVRTQAFFLPKQRDMPGWIVNEAKKQSGQIEPQAASKLAEMVGVDTRQAGMELSKLLAYVNWERPVRGSDVEAVCIVSSQQSVFDFVDALSQGNAKTAQRLLHRLLENEDAFSLWGMVVRQFRLLIQAREILDGRGNKDDVARALGVHPFVAEKTTGQAGRFSMEALEGIYRRLLKIDEQVKTSQITLDLALDTLVVELAR; translated from the coding sequence ATGCCCAACATCTGCCTCCTCTACGGCAACGACGAATTTGCCATTGCGCGCAAACTCAAGGACTTCGAGTCGGAGTTCAGCGACCCGACAACCGCGGACATGAACACGACCCGTCTCGAAGCGCGCACCATGACCGAGAACGACTTCAATAACGCGGTCAATGCCATGCCGTTCCTTGCGCCGAAGCGGCTGGTGCTGCTTTCCAACCCTTCTTCCAAATTCAATAATCCCGCCATACGTAAAAAGTTTTTAGAGTTCTCGGAAAAAGCGCCCGATAGCGCCAAGCTTGTCATCCATGAAATCATCGAACCGAAGGGGGCGGAAAAACACTGGCTGGTGAAATGGGCCGAGAAAAATAAGACGCTCGTCAGAACGCAGGCATTTTTTCTTCCCAAGCAAAGAGACATGCCCGGCTGGATCGTCAACGAAGCCAAAAAACAAAGCGGACAGATCGAACCACAGGCTGCAAGCAAACTTGCCGAGATGGTGGGTGTGGATACCCGTCAGGCGGGGATGGAACTCTCCAAACTGCTGGCATATGTCAACTGGGAGCGGCCTGTGCGCGGGTCCGATGTGGAGGCGGTCTGCATCGTCAGCTCCCAGCAAAGCGTGTTCGATTTCGTGGATGCCTTGTCGCAGGGCAATGCCAAGACCGCGCAGAGATTATTGCATCGGCTTTTGGAGAACGAGGATGCATTTTCATTATGGGGAATGGTCGTGCGACAATTTCGATTGCTCATCCAAGCGCGTGAGATCCTGGATGGACGGGGAAACAAAGATGATGTGGCGCGCGCGCTGGGCGTGCATCCATTCGTGGCGGAGAAAACCACCGGGCAGGCGGGGCGCTTTTCGATGGAAGCGCTCGAAGGAATTTACCGCCGTCTGTTGAAGATCGATGAGCAGGTAAAAACGAGCCAGATCACACTGGATCTGGCTCTGGATACGCTGGTGGTTGAACTGGCAAGATAA
- a CDS encoding TetR family transcriptional regulator codes for MRRTKEEAAVTRATLLKTALTLFSARGYAATSIDDITKAAKMTRGALYHHFQSKADLYNTLVEEVSATGANIVQRAAAEGGTFTEILKRVFIRQLVYIEENKEARAVMELALFKTGMHPELGAGREKQIQSGQMMVESIAQAMQIGVGSGELRNDISPLEMARSFIAFQNGIIHLWLVSPKSFSLKGSAETFADVLLEGLKRSE; via the coding sequence ATGAGACGCACAAAGGAAGAGGCGGCGGTCACCCGCGCCACCCTTTTGAAAACTGCCTTGACCCTTTTCAGCGCCAGGGGATATGCGGCAACGTCGATTGATGACATCACCAAAGCCGCAAAGATGACTCGCGGCGCGTTGTATCATCACTTCCAAAGCAAAGCTGACCTGTACAATACACTTGTGGAAGAAGTTTCTGCGACAGGCGCGAACATTGTGCAGCGGGCTGCGGCTGAAGGCGGAACCTTCACCGAGATTTTGAAGCGGGTCTTCATCCGCCAACTTGTTTATATCGAGGAGAATAAAGAAGCGCGTGCCGTGATGGAACTGGCGTTGTTCAAGACAGGCATGCATCCTGAATTGGGAGCGGGGCGTGAAAAGCAAATTCAATCCGGTCAGATGATGGTCGAGAGTATTGCACAAGCCATGCAGATCGGCGTTGGCAGCGGCGAATTGCGGAACGATATTTCACCGTTGGAAATGGCGCGTTCGTTCATCGCATTTCAAAATGGCATCATTCATTTATGGCTTGTCTCGCCGAAGTCCTTTTCATTAAAGGGCAGTGCTGAGACTTTTGCAGATGTTCTGCTCGAAGGGCTCAAACGAAGCGAATAA
- a CDS encoding CPBP family intramembrane metalloprotease, with translation MNNKHSISKSIVLHLLPGAVGTLAYVLLAPLFLQNGYPAILAILVAAGVVIAPLELGYLFVQAKQSSFNEIIQYREPLPRWQYVLIPLGLVVWGFLASGALSMLDVVIARQLFGWLPDWFFVFDVEQFSAFSREALLTTFWIGLLVNGFFLPIVEEFYFRGYLLPRLPGPRNWSVTLNISLFSLYHFWTPWQLISRIIWLLPWGFAVERKKNIYLMMIAHVAGNTIGWLLTWALILSTK, from the coding sequence ATGAATAACAAACACTCAATCTCAAAATCCATCGTCCTTCATCTTTTGCCGGGCGCAGTTGGCACACTTGCCTACGTGCTGCTGGCACCCCTATTCTTGCAGAACGGTTATCCTGCCATTCTTGCAATATTGGTTGCGGCAGGCGTTGTGATCGCTCCGCTGGAGTTGGGATATCTTTTCGTCCAAGCGAAGCAAAGCAGTTTCAACGAAATCATTCAATATCGTGAGCCGCTTCCGCGCTGGCAATATGTTCTGATTCCGCTTGGCTTGGTGGTTTGGGGGTTTCTGGCTTCAGGCGCTTTGTCCATGCTGGATGTTGTCATTGCCAGACAACTCTTTGGCTGGCTGCCAGATTGGTTCTTTGTCTTTGATGTGGAGCAGTTCAGTGCCTTTTCTCGCGAAGCCTTGCTGACCACCTTCTGGATCGGTTTGCTTGTTAACGGCTTTTTTCTGCCGATCGTCGAGGAGTTTTACTTCCGCGGCTATTTACTCCCGCGTCTCCCCGGACCACGGAACTGGTCGGTGACCCTGAACATTTCCCTCTTTTCGCTGTATCACTTCTGGACGCCGTGGCAATTGATCTCACGCATCATCTGGCTTTTGCCATGGGGATTCGCGGTTGAGCGAAAGAAGAATATCTACTTGATGATGATCGCGCATGTTGCCGGAAATACCATCGGCTGGCTGTTGACTTGGGCGTTGATCCTGAGTACAAAATAA